From the Oleiharenicola lentus genome, one window contains:
- a CDS encoding S1C family serine protease, which yields MLTPVSDSITRREDDAELLDAYSTAVSSVVDRAGAAVIHLEVRSRRGRTAEESGGSGSGFFLSPDGYALTNSHVVHGGTEFVAHLADGRRLRADFVGEDPHTDLAVVRVSSEPLPCLPLADSDRVRPGQIALALGSPMGFQQTVTAGIVSGLGRSLRAQSGRMIDNIIQTDAALNPGNSGGPLLNTRGEVIGVNTAIIRPAQGICFAIASNLARWVAGWLIKDGRIRRSYLGIGGQTVPLLRAVSRTYHLDQATGVMVAQLAAGNPAAMAGLREGDIIVALATHPVRTVTDLHQVLTADLIDRPVNVTVLRHTERIVFPMRPEEMPAS from the coding sequence ATGCTGACTCCTGTTTCCGATTCCATCACCCGGCGCGAAGATGATGCGGAACTGCTCGACGCCTATTCCACCGCGGTCAGTTCCGTCGTGGACCGCGCCGGGGCCGCCGTCATTCACCTCGAAGTCCGCTCCCGCCGCGGCCGCACCGCCGAAGAGTCGGGCGGCAGCGGCTCGGGCTTCTTCCTCTCCCCTGACGGCTACGCGCTGACCAACAGCCACGTCGTGCACGGCGGCACGGAGTTTGTCGCCCATCTCGCCGACGGACGGCGCCTGCGCGCCGACTTCGTGGGCGAGGATCCGCATACCGACCTCGCCGTTGTCCGCGTCAGCAGCGAGCCCCTGCCCTGCCTGCCGCTGGCCGACTCCGACCGTGTGCGCCCGGGTCAGATCGCCCTCGCGCTGGGCAGCCCGATGGGTTTCCAGCAAACGGTGACGGCGGGCATCGTCAGCGGGCTCGGACGATCCTTGCGCGCACAGTCGGGGCGCATGATCGACAATATCATCCAGACCGACGCGGCGCTAAATCCCGGCAACTCCGGCGGCCCGCTGCTCAACACCCGCGGCGAGGTCATCGGCGTGAACACCGCGATCATCCGTCCGGCACAGGGCATCTGTTTCGCCATCGCCAGCAACCTCGCCCGCTGGGTGGCCGGCTGGCTCATCAAGGACGGCCGAATCCGTCGCAGTTACCTCGGCATCGGCGGACAGACTGTGCCGTTGTTGCGTGCCGTCAGCCGCACTTACCATCTCGATCAAGCCACCGGCGTGATGGTGGCGCAACTCGCCGCCGGCAACCCGGCCGCAATGGCAGGATTGCGCGAGGGCGACATCATCGTCGCCCTCGCCACCCACCCCGTGCGCACGGTGACCGACCTGCACCAGGTCCTGACCGCCGATCTGATCGACCGGCCGGTCAATGTGACCGTCCTCCGTCACACCGAGCGCATCGTGTTTCCGATGCGCCCGGAGGAAATGCCAGCCAGCTGA
- a CDS encoding DNA-binding response regulator, translating to MTQPPTVLVVDDTPANLGLVLETLGGAGLRVLVAENGPRALELLTQQPVDLVLLDMIMPGMDGLAVCQRIQQNPAWRELPLIFLTSVDVPAQKVRALESGAVDYISKPVHPPEVLARVRTHLDLRAARLALQQKNDRLEAEIALRLDAEAQLAQSLDRALLIADRDGRLIFQTLRATHLLFKHLAHHQPGFLPPELNTGERYRSTAGTLLLHRFTEQGNDSLTVLYLIEEHAPPGPVELTKLGVTPRQAEVLYWVAQSKTNAEIAIILGTSPRTIEKHVEQLFERLGVENRVAAAALANEQLRRMPE from the coding sequence ATGACCCAGCCTCCCACCGTCCTCGTCGTCGATGACACCCCGGCCAATCTCGGCCTCGTGCTGGAAACCCTGGGCGGGGCCGGCCTGCGCGTGCTGGTGGCCGAGAACGGCCCGCGCGCCCTGGAGCTGCTCACGCAGCAACCGGTGGATCTCGTCCTGCTCGACATGATCATGCCGGGAATGGACGGTCTGGCCGTCTGCCAGCGCATCCAGCAGAATCCTGCGTGGCGTGAGCTGCCGCTCATTTTTCTCACGTCCGTGGATGTTCCCGCCCAGAAGGTCCGGGCGCTCGAATCCGGAGCCGTGGATTACATCAGCAAGCCCGTGCATCCGCCCGAGGTGCTGGCCCGCGTGCGCACCCACCTCGACTTGCGCGCGGCGCGCCTCGCCCTGCAGCAGAAAAATGACCGCCTCGAGGCCGAGATCGCGCTGCGGCTCGACGCCGAGGCCCAGCTCGCCCAGTCGCTCGACCGCGCCCTGCTGATCGCCGACCGCGACGGCCGCCTGATTTTCCAAACGCTTCGTGCCACGCACCTGCTGTTCAAGCACCTCGCCCATCACCAGCCCGGCTTTCTGCCGCCGGAACTGAACACCGGCGAACGCTACCGGAGCACGGCCGGCACCCTCCTGCTCCACCGCTTCACCGAGCAGGGCAACGACTCCCTCACCGTGCTCTACCTCATCGAGGAACACGCGCCGCCGGGACCGGTCGAGCTGACCAAGCTGGGCGTCACGCCCCGCCAAGCGGAGGTGCTTTACTGGGTCGCCCAGAGCAAGACCAACGCCGAAATCGCCATCATTCTCGGCACCAGCCCGCGCACGATTGAGAAACACGTGGAACAGCTCTTCGAACGCCTCGGCGTGGAGAACCGCGTCGCCGCCGCCGCCCTGGCCAACGAGCAGCTGCGACGGATGCCGGAATGA
- a CDS encoding alkaline phosphatase family protein — MSLLARLFFVVVLLVGAARAAETPPRLAVVIVVDQMRADYLVKFRPYFGEGGFKRLLEGGADYQDCHYRYAITKTAAGHATILSGMHPDVHGIIANDWADRTTYVTGNAVEDSNSPLVGLPPRAGRYANATFAAKAGRSPRNFLGTTVGDRLKARYGAAARVFGVADKDRSAILPAGPKADGVYWTEEGIFVTSTYYRAELPDWVKDFNDRQGAAQHFGQTWDRLRDKELYDRVQGPDAAPGEETTAGLPATLPKKVGTGSAPTNAFYGAFDRTPWNNEMVAAMALRAQEVGQLGLDEVPDLLTIGFSQPDATGHAYGPDSHEVMDTYLRLDRTLAELFAALDTRVGLGKWVVVLTADHGVPPLPERVQAEKGENAAGRISGGQLDRHVISALEQAFGTLEAPLFWVLRDNSGYHINPKALAAKNLPFERVAEVVATALRTHPQLAAVYTRRQLLSREPLDAWGEMMRRSFHPARSPDVFFIEKPFFQIRAQGTTHGTPHDYDTHVPQLWYGAGVKPGVHGERVGVDDLAPTLAGLLGVELPPEAKGRRLF, encoded by the coding sequence ATGTCTTTGCTCGCCCGTTTGTTTTTCGTGGTCGTCCTGTTGGTGGGCGCCGCTCGTGCGGCCGAAACGCCGCCGCGGCTGGCGGTGGTGATCGTGGTGGACCAGATGCGCGCCGACTACCTCGTGAAGTTCCGGCCGTATTTCGGCGAAGGGGGCTTCAAGCGGCTGCTCGAGGGCGGTGCCGATTACCAGGATTGCCACTACCGTTACGCCATTACCAAGACCGCCGCCGGCCACGCCACCATCCTGAGCGGGATGCATCCCGACGTGCATGGCATCATCGCCAACGATTGGGCTGATCGCACGACCTATGTCACGGGCAACGCGGTGGAGGACTCGAATTCCCCGCTGGTTGGATTGCCACCGCGCGCCGGCCGCTATGCCAACGCGACTTTTGCCGCCAAGGCCGGGCGTTCGCCGCGCAACTTCCTCGGCACGACGGTGGGCGACCGGTTGAAGGCACGCTACGGCGCCGCGGCCAGGGTCTTCGGCGTGGCGGACAAGGATCGCTCCGCCATTTTGCCCGCCGGACCCAAGGCCGACGGCGTTTATTGGACCGAGGAAGGCATCTTCGTCACTTCCACTTACTACCGGGCCGAATTGCCGGACTGGGTGAAGGACTTCAACGACCGGCAGGGTGCCGCGCAGCACTTTGGCCAGACCTGGGATCGCCTGCGCGATAAAGAACTCTACGACCGCGTGCAGGGTCCCGACGCCGCACCCGGTGAGGAAACCACGGCCGGCTTGCCCGCGACCCTCCCCAAGAAAGTGGGCACCGGGAGTGCCCCGACCAACGCCTTCTACGGCGCCTTTGACCGCACCCCTTGGAACAACGAGATGGTTGCCGCCATGGCGCTGCGTGCGCAGGAGGTCGGGCAACTGGGTTTGGATGAGGTGCCTGACCTGCTGACGATCGGTTTTTCCCAACCGGACGCCACCGGCCACGCCTATGGTCCGGACAGCCACGAGGTCATGGACACCTACTTGCGGCTGGATCGCACCCTCGCGGAGTTGTTCGCCGCCTTGGACACTCGCGTGGGTCTGGGGAAATGGGTGGTCGTGCTCACGGCCGATCATGGCGTTCCGCCGTTGCCGGAACGCGTGCAGGCGGAAAAGGGCGAGAACGCCGCCGGCCGCATCAGCGGCGGCCAACTTGACCGGCATGTGATTTCGGCGCTGGAGCAGGCCTTTGGCACCTTGGAAGCGCCGCTTTTCTGGGTGCTGCGCGACAACAGCGGCTACCACATCAACCCCAAGGCCCTGGCCGCGAAAAACCTCCCGTTCGAGCGCGTGGCCGAGGTGGTGGCCACCGCGTTGCGCACCCATCCGCAACTGGCCGCCGTTTACACCCGGCGGCAGTTGCTCTCCCGTGAGCCGCTCGACGCTTGGGGCGAGATGATGCGCCGCAGCTTCCATCCGGCCCGCAGTCCGGACGTGTTCTTCATCGAGAAACCCTTTTTCCAGATCCGCGCCCAAGGCACGACGCACGGCACGCCGCACGACTACGACACGCATGTGCCGCAGCTCTGGTATGGCGCCGGGGTGAAGCCCGGCGTGCATGGGGAGCGCGTGGGTGTGGATGATCTCGCCCCGACCCTGGCCGGGCTGCTGGGTGTCGAGCTGCCGCCGGAGGCGAAGGGGCGCAGGCTGTTCTGA
- a CDS encoding flavin reductase family protein, whose amino-acid sequence MFLDFETLSPRDTYSWMINTITPRPIAWVSTISATGHTNLAPFSYFQAVCSKPPTLMFSGAVNRHGVSKDSVINVGQVPEFVVNLVPFALAESMNLTATPLPHGESEFEKFGIAGAPSSRVRPPRVAAAPVAFECKLDRILNFGEGPSSSNVVFGTIVCAHISDTVLGPDGQIDPAKLDTIGRMGGDNYVRTRDLFTVARPR is encoded by the coding sequence ATGTTCCTCGACTTCGAGACCCTTTCCCCCCGCGACACCTACAGTTGGATGATCAACACGATCACCCCGCGCCCCATCGCGTGGGTCTCGACGATCTCCGCCACGGGCCACACCAACCTCGCACCCTTCTCCTATTTTCAGGCCGTGTGCTCGAAGCCGCCGACGCTGATGTTCAGCGGTGCGGTGAACCGGCATGGCGTGAGCAAGGACAGTGTGATCAACGTCGGCCAGGTGCCGGAGTTTGTCGTGAACCTCGTGCCCTTCGCGCTCGCGGAGTCGATGAACCTCACGGCCACGCCGCTGCCGCACGGCGAAAGCGAGTTCGAGAAGTTCGGCATCGCCGGCGCGCCGTCGTCGCGGGTGCGCCCGCCGCGGGTGGCGGCCGCCCCGGTGGCCTTCGAGTGCAAACTGGATCGCATCCTCAATTTCGGCGAAGGCCCCTCGAGTTCGAACGTCGTGTTTGGCACCATCGTCTGCGCGCACATCAGCGACACCGTGCTCGGCCCCGACGGCCAGATTGATCCGGCGAAGCTCGACACCATCGGCCGCATGGGCGGCGACAATTACGTGCGCACGCGGGACCTGTTTACCGTGGCGCGGCCGCGTTAG